The Idiomarina loihiensis L2TR genomic sequence GTCAGTGAATTTTTCTACGTAGTCAGCGTTAACACGCGCAGCACGCTCAAGTAGACGAGAGTGAAGGTAGAAAACGTCACCAGGGAATGCTTCACGACCCGGTGGACGACGCAACAACAGTGAAATTTGACGATAAGCAACAGCCTGTTTAGACAGGTCATCGTATACAATCAGAGCGTCTTCACCGCGGTCACGGAAGTATTCACCCATGGTACAACCAGAGTAAGCTGCCAGATATTGCAGGGCTGCTGATTCAGAAGCAGAAGCCGCAACTACAATGGTGTTTTCCATTGCGCCGTGCTCTTCTAACTTACGTACAACCGCTGAAATGGTTGAGTTTTTCTGACCAATGGCTACGTAAACACACTTAATACCAGAATCTTTCTGATTGATAATAGCGTCTACTGCTAAAGCCGTTTTACCTGTCTGACGGTCACCGATGATAAGCTCACGCTGACCACGACCAACCGGAATCATCGAGTCAATTGACTTGTAACCCGTTTGTACTGGCTGATCAACTGACTGACGTTCAATAACGCCCGGTGCGATTTTCTCGACTGGCTCATAGCCGTCAGCTTCGATAGGACCTTTACCGTCGATAGGCTGGCCTAGTGTGTTAACCACACGACCCAACAGTTTTTCGCCAACCGGAACTTCAAGGATACGACCGGTTGATTTTACTTTGGTGCCTTCCTGCAAGTCTGCATAAGGGCCCATAACAACCGCACCTACAGAATCACGTTCAAGGTTTAGTGCGATAGCGTAACGATTACCAGGTAGCTCAACCATTTCACCTTGCAGACAGTCTGCAAGTCCGTGGATGCGAATGATACCGTCTTGAACAGACATGATGGTACCTTCGTTGCGAGCTTCGCTGGTGACTTCGAACTTCTCAATTCGCTGTTTGATCAGTTCTGCGATTTCATTTGAATTCAATTGCATGCTCAAGTCCCCAATTAGGATTGCAGTGCGTAAGCAAGTCTGTCGAGCTTGCCGCGCAAGGTGCCGTCAATAACGGTATCACCAGCTTCTATAACAAGTCCGCCAATAATGGACTTGTCGACACTGCAGTTCAGCTTAATTTTGCGTTGCAGGCGCTTCTCAAGTGCTTTAATCAAAGCCGTTTGTTGTGCTTTCAGCAGTTTAACTGCCGATTTAACATCTACAGTGACTTCTTTGTCATGTTCAGCACGAAGCGTCTGATAGAGCTCACTAACTGCTGGTAACACTGGCAGACGTTCATTTTCAGCCAGTACTTTAACGAAGTTCTTAGCGTTGTCGTCGAGCTCGTCGCCGCAAACACCCAAGAAAACCTCTGTTGTTTTCCCAACAGTCGAGGAGCTACTCAAAAATGAGGCAATAGTCTCGTCTTGCGCCACCGCAGCAGCGAAGCTAAGCATTTCTGCCCACTTATCGAGCGCTCCCTGTTCTAAAGCAAAATCAAAAGCTGCTTTTGCGTAAGGGCGAGCGACCGTAGTCAGTTCTGACATAAGCTCAAACCCCTTTATTAAAGTTCAGCGACCAGTTTTTCAACAATGTCACTATGAGCGTCTTTATCAATTTCACGCTCAATGATTTTCTGAGCCCCAGACACCGCTAATACGGCAACTTGCTTGCGCAGCTCTTCGCGAACACGATTGCGTTCAGCAGCAACTTCTTCATGTCCGGCCGCAACGATTTTTTCACGTTCTTCGTGGCCACGTTGAGTTTCTTCCTCAACAATTTTAGCACCACGTTTTTTCGACTGTTCAATGATTTCAGCGGCTTGCTGTTTCGCTTCTTTGAGCTGCTCGGCAATTTCTTGCTGGGCTTTCTCTAAATCTTTTTGAGCACGTTCACCGGCATTAAGGCCGTCAGCAATTTTCTTCTGACGTTCCTCGATAGCTTTGATGATCGGTGGCCATACAAATTTCATGCAGAACCACACGAACACGATAAACGCGATCGTTTGTCCAAT encodes the following:
- the atpA gene encoding F0F1 ATP synthase subunit alpha, whose protein sequence is MQLNSNEIAELIKQRIEKFEVTSEARNEGTIMSVQDGIIRIHGLADCLQGEMVELPGNRYAIALNLERDSVGAVVMGPYADLQEGTKVKSTGRILEVPVGEKLLGRVVNTLGQPIDGKGPIEADGYEPVEKIAPGVIERQSVDQPVQTGYKSIDSMIPVGRGQRELIIGDRQTGKTALAVDAIINQKDSGIKCVYVAIGQKNSTISAVVRKLEEHGAMENTIVVAASASESAALQYLAAYSGCTMGEYFRDRGEDALIVYDDLSKQAVAYRQISLLLRRPPGREAFPGDVFYLHSRLLERAARVNADYVEKFTDGKVKGQTGSLTALPIIETQAGDVSAFVPTNVISITDGQIFLETDLFNSGIRPAVNAGVSVSRVGGSAQTKIIKKLGGGIRLALAQYRELAAFAQFASDLDESTRSQLEHGQRVTELMKQKQYKPMSVAQMAVSIYAVEKGFLKDVEIDKIMDFEESLQSFMASEYAELMAEIDKTGNYNDDIDAQLKAALEKFKQTQSW
- the atpH gene encoding F0F1 ATP synthase subunit delta, whose protein sequence is MSELTTVARPYAKAAFDFALEQGALDKWAEMLSFAAAVAQDETIASFLSSSSTVGKTTEVFLGVCGDELDDNAKNFVKVLAENERLPVLPAVSELYQTLRAEHDKEVTVDVKSAVKLLKAQQTALIKALEKRLQRKIKLNCSVDKSIIGGLVIEAGDTVIDGTLRGKLDRLAYALQS
- the atpF gene encoding F0F1 ATP synthase subunit B, producing MNINATLIGQTIAFIVFVWFCMKFVWPPIIKAIEERQKKIADGLNAGERAQKDLEKAQQEIAEQLKEAKQQAAEIIEQSKKRGAKIVEEETQRGHEEREKIVAAGHEEVAAERNRVREELRKQVAVLAVSGAQKIIEREIDKDAHSDIVEKLVAEL